The sequence ATCCTGGTAGTAAACAAGGTAGACAATAACAACCGTATTTTAGATGCACAGGAATTTTATGGTTTGGGATTGGGCGATATTCATTGTATTTCATCGATGACTGGAAGCGGAACCGGCGATATGTTGGATGCCCTGGTTGCCAAGTTTCCAAATAGAGAATCGTTGGAAGAAGAAAACGAATTACCTCACTTGTCGGTTGTTGGCCGCCCGAATGTTGGTAAATCGTCGTTTATTAATGCTCTGATTGGCGAAGACCGCAACATTGTAACCGACGTTGCCGGAACAACACGCGATTCTATTCATACCCGATACAATAAGTTTGGTCACGATTTTATGATCGTTGATACTGCCGGACTGCGCAAAAAAGGAAAAGTAAGTGAAGATCTGGAGTTTTATTCAGTTTTACGCTCGGTGCGTACCATTGAAAATTCAGATGTTTGTTTGTTGCTGATTGATGCAACCCGCGGAGTTGAAGCGCAGGACATGAACATTTTAAACCTGATTTTGAAAAACAAAAAGGGAGTGGTTATTTTGGTGAACAAGTGGGATTTAGTTGATAAAGACACCATGACCACCAAAAAAATGACGGAGGAAATTCATAATCGCCTGGCTCCGTTTACCGATGTGCCGATCATCTTTATTTCGGCATTAACAAAACAACGCGTACACAAAGCGCTGGAGGTTGCCATGCAGGTTCACGAAAACCGTAAGCAGCGTATTAAAACATCGGAGCTGAACGAAATTCTGTTGGAAGCCATCGAAAATTACGGGCCTCCATCGGTAAAAGGTAAATACATAAAAATTAAATATTGTACGCAGTTGCCATCACCAACACCGGCCTTTGCATTATTTGCCAACTTGCCGCAATACATTAAAGAACCGTATAAAAGGTATATCGAAAACCAGTTGCGCGATAACTTCAATTTTACTGGTGTGCCTATCCAAATTTACTTCAGGCAGAAGTAGAGGGAGCCTGGAGCCGGAAGGGCAAAGTTTGAAAATTCCATCTGTAGTTTTTGCAGGTGGAATTTTTTTTGTTTTGAATTGAAATAATTTTTCAGTTTTATTGAAAAAAACAGCTTGTGATTAACACCAAATTATTTATTAAATTGGCTAAAATTCTTTGGGGCACTTAGCTGTAAATTATAGCATGCCCAAAGCATAAATTAAAAAGTATGGCTCGTTTTTTAAAAGATCGCTCAAAAGCGAAAGGAATGGTTCCCGGTTCTTTAGTACTCATTGGTCGGCAAAAAATGGTTAACCCGGTCATTCAATTAATACGTTTTAATAAAGACGAATTGTATGAGGAAACATCAGAATCATTTTTGGAGGTAAAAGAAAAATGCCTCTCTGGTCATGTAAACTGGATCAATATTTACGGATTACACGATCTGGAAATGATTAAACAACTGGGGGAAGAATATAAGTTGCCGTCTCTTTTGCTTGAGGATATTCTAAATACCGACCAGTCGCCCAAGTACGAGAATGGTGATACTTACGATGCTTTTATTATGAAAATTCTTCATCAAGAAGAAGGTTCAACGAGGATTCATGCCGAGCAAATTACACTTGTTCTCGGCGAGAATTATGTGTTAACGCTACAGGAAAGAAAAGGAGATGTTTTTGATGTGGTGCGTGAGCGTATTCGGAAATGTAAAGGAAGAGTTCGGTCGAGTGGAAATGACTATCTGGCCTACGCATTAATGGATGCTCTAGTTGATAATTATTCGATTCTGATAGAGAATATTGGTCGGCAGGTTGAAGACATGGAAGATCGGCTTTTTACAAACATGGACGCCAAAATTGTTGAAGAGATTTACAAGTTTAAGACCGAATTGAACTACATTAGAAAGGCTGTTCGCCCAATGCGCGAGTTTATTGCATCTTTGTTGCGTACTGAAGATACTTTTTTCCAGAAAAAGAATATTGCATATTTGAAAGACCTGAACGATTTAATTATTCAATGTACAGAAGCCGTTGAAATGTATAACAGCATGACTTCGGACCAGTTGAATATATATAACTCGAACATGAGCAACCGCATGAATGAGGTAATGAAGACCTTAACAATTTTTGCATCTATTTTTATTCCGCTAACTTTTATTGCAGGTATTTACGGGATGAATTTTGATTATATTCCCGAGCTGAAATTTAAGTATGGCTACCTTGTTTTTTGGGTGGTTATTTTACTGCTTGGAGGCGGATTATTGATTTATTTTAGACGAAAGAAATGGTTGTAAATACGCATAACAAATACAGAAATGCAGGAAATTGAGAATATAGAACTAAAGTATTTAAAACTTCAGGATTACCAGGAACTAAAGCAGGCAATGATTGAGGTGTATACCAGCATGCCCGATGCCTACTGGAAAGAACATCATATAAAATCGTTAATCGATCGTTTCCCCGAAGGACAGGTTGTGCTAAAAGTTAATGGGCAGATTGCCGGTTGCGCACTGGCCATTGTAGTTGATTACGATAAATTTGAGGATAATCACACCTATAAAGAAATTACCGGAAATTATACGTTTGATACGCACTCGCCCGATGGCGATATGTTGTACGGAATCGATGTTTTTATTAAACCCGAATTTCGTGGATTGCGATTGGGACGCCGGTTGTACGATTACCGAAAGGAGTTGTGCGAGCGTTTAAATCTAAAAGGAATTGCCTTTGGCGGACGTATTCCCAATTATCATATCTATCAGGATGAGCTGTCGCCAAAAGAGTACATACAAAAAGTGCGCACCAAAGAGATTCACGACCCGGTGCTGAATTTTCAAATATCGAACGATTTTCACCCGGCAAAAATTATAAAAGGTTATTTAGAAGGAGACACTGATTCGAATGAATATGCGGTGTTGCTGGAGTGGGATAACATCTACTACGAAAAGCCGCGTAAAAAACCTGAGATCACAAAAACGGTGGTGCGTTTAGGGTTGGTGCAGTGGCAAATGCGGCCATATAAAACGCTGGAAGATTTGATGTTGCAGGCGGAGTTTTTTGTTGACGCCGTTTCTGGTTACCGTTGCGATTTTGCTTTGTTCCCCGAGTTTTTTAATGCGCCCTTAATGGCCGAGAATAATCATTTAACTGAGCCCGAAGCTATTCGCGAACTGTCAAAACATACCGATGATATTACGGCAAAGTTTTCGGAACTGGCCATTAGTTACAACATTAATATTATTACAGGAAGTATGCCCGAACTGGTAAACGACACTTTATACAATGTGGGATATTTGTGTCGCCGCGATGGAAGTACCGAGCGTTACGAGAAGCTGCACGTAACACCCGATGAGGTGAAAGTTTGGGGAATGCAAGGGGGCAGCACGCTGAAAGCATTGGATACTGATTGCGGAAAGATTGGCGTGTTGATCTGTTATGATTCGGAGTTCCCGGAGTTGAGCCGTTTGCTGGCCGACGAAGGAATGGATATATTGTTTGTGCCTTTTTTAACCGAC comes from uncultured Draconibacterium sp. and encodes:
- the der gene encoding ribosome biogenesis GTPase Der, with protein sequence MSSRIVAIVGRPNVGKSTLFNRLIEQRKAIVDETAGVTRDRNYGKGEWIGVEYSVIDTGGYVVNSEDVFEAEINKQVHLAIDEADVIMFVVDVEAGITDLDDAIANILRRSKKEIILVVNKVDNNNRILDAQEFYGLGLGDIHCISSMTGSGTGDMLDALVAKFPNRESLEEENELPHLSVVGRPNVGKSSFINALIGEDRNIVTDVAGTTRDSIHTRYNKFGHDFMIVDTAGLRKKGKVSEDLEFYSVLRSVRTIENSDVCLLLIDATRGVEAQDMNILNLILKNKKGVVILVNKWDLVDKDTMTTKKMTEEIHNRLAPFTDVPIIFISALTKQRVHKALEVAMQVHENRKQRIKTSELNEILLEAIENYGPPSVKGKYIKIKYCTQLPSPTPAFALFANLPQYIKEPYKRYIENQLRDNFNFTGVPIQIYFRQK
- the corA gene encoding magnesium/cobalt transporter CorA, encoding MARFLKDRSKAKGMVPGSLVLIGRQKMVNPVIQLIRFNKDELYEETSESFLEVKEKCLSGHVNWINIYGLHDLEMIKQLGEEYKLPSLLLEDILNTDQSPKYENGDTYDAFIMKILHQEEGSTRIHAEQITLVLGENYVLTLQERKGDVFDVVRERIRKCKGRVRSSGNDYLAYALMDALVDNYSILIENIGRQVEDMEDRLFTNMDAKIVEEIYKFKTELNYIRKAVRPMREFIASLLRTEDTFFQKKNIAYLKDLNDLIIQCTEAVEMYNSMTSDQLNIYNSNMSNRMNEVMKTLTIFASIFIPLTFIAGIYGMNFDYIPELKFKYGYLVFWVVILLLGGGLLIYFRRKKWL
- a CDS encoding bifunctional GNAT family N-acetyltransferase/carbon-nitrogen hydrolase family protein, whose translation is MQEIENIELKYLKLQDYQELKQAMIEVYTSMPDAYWKEHHIKSLIDRFPEGQVVLKVNGQIAGCALAIVVDYDKFEDNHTYKEITGNYTFDTHSPDGDMLYGIDVFIKPEFRGLRLGRRLYDYRKELCERLNLKGIAFGGRIPNYHIYQDELSPKEYIQKVRTKEIHDPVLNFQISNDFHPAKIIKGYLEGDTDSNEYAVLLEWDNIYYEKPRKKPEITKTVVRLGLVQWQMRPYKTLEDLMLQAEFFVDAVSGYRCDFALFPEFFNAPLMAENNHLTEPEAIRELSKHTDDITAKFSELAISYNINIITGSMPELVNDTLYNVGYLCRRDGSTERYEKLHVTPDEVKVWGMQGGSTLKALDTDCGKIGVLICYDSEFPELSRLLADEGMDILFVPFLTDTQNGFSRVRNCSQARAIENECYVAIAGSVGNLPKVHNMDIQYAQSMVFTPCDFAFPANGVKAEATPNTEMILIADVDIGLLRELNQFGSVRNLRDRRQDLFSLKKK